TCGTTTCACTGTTTAAATTTCTATTTAAGTAAAGGACCTGAATACATTCACAACACCTCTGTTGTTCATCAGTATATGTGGTCCTCTACATTACATCAAGTCATGGTGTTGATACCTGCTGCTCCATCAATGTCTTTGGAGCCTGAAGCTCATTTTCTGGAGTCTCTTTCAgcctctgcaacacacacacacacacacacacacacacacacacacacacacacacacacacacacacacacacacatacgggcaAAAGTGGTTTGTCAGGACATTTTCCCCGTACTTGCTCAAACCATGGTTTATGGGTACacacctttccctttgtcccagAGAGATCTAAGAACTATCAAAATGGTCCTCGTGATGTAGGAAACGAAGCCTACTGTTCAGAATTAATTTCTGGTGAAAGAGTCAGGAGATCTGAAGACTCGACATTCTACAGGACTGTGGGGAcggggcgggatgggggcggatCCTATCATGAAGGTGACTTATAAAGACCACCCTTATTTATGAGAACATTAccggtacacatacacaaacgtgaccagacccttggttatgaagaccatcctggtttaacaggacattaccagtacacatacaccgacacgaccagacccttggttatgaggaccatcctggtttaacaggacattaccagtacacatacaccgacatgaccagacccttggttatgaggaccatcctggtttaacaggacattaccagtacacatacaccgacatgaccagacccttggttatgaggaccatcctggggaTGGATGGCTATATACAAATACGTGTGTTTATCAGGGCCCCTCCCCACCACGAAATTAGACAGCCTttatatgaaaatacatttattgtaatgtataccattatcaaacattacatattggcaatatatatatctgcttaaGTATTGCTTCAAAAGATGCAGTAAactctactgcttcaaaagacgcagtaacatgtgcagtaaactatactgcttcaaaagacgcagtaacatgtgcagtaaactctactgcttcaaaagacgcagtaacatgtgcagtaaactctactgcttcaaaagacgcagtaacaagtgcagtgaactatactgcttcaaaagacgcagtaacatgtgcagtaaactctactgcttcaaaagacgcagtaacaagtgcagtgaactatactgcttcaaaagacgcagtaacaagtGTAGTgaactatactgcttcaaaagacgcagtaacatgtgcagtaaactatactgcttcaaaagacgcagtaacaagtgcagtgaactctactgcttcaaaagtCGCAGTAACaacattttactgaaaagggaactgtacatttttctcaaaagttgtACTCTTAACAGGTGCTTAAAGAGGTTTCTTGGACATATtccctcaaactaaatttcccttTGTGGACATGCGTCCCCTGTTCCTTACAAAGTCTCTAATGTTTTGTACAGTCCTTCCTTTTAAAATATGGTCTTCGGCAAGCTTGCACTGCTCACACTCCATTTTTGTGGCcaagtgtcccttcaaaatgtggGCCTTGAAGTGTTTCATCACTGCAGACACTTCCATTTTGCTCCATGACTTTTTTATGTATCTTCTTCGAACCTCTGCCAATAAAGAACATATTTTCCTCgttcatattattataaagacaattataCATAGGTAAGATTTTCATTATAtcggcattttgaaaaaacagcagagaaaatgcGTTTTGGGAATACATTAGTTGGACAAAGCTTTATGTTGCGATTTTTCAATGTGGGTGTGAAGCCGGAGCTGTTCATAAAAATGGCAAGACATGTGAAAAAGGTCTCAGACTCAGCCCAACCAAAACATTAGATTTTACCACACTGGCTCAAATTTCTCATTAAGAGGCAAAAATTGTGTTgaacaatgtggctttttcattcttccattttaaattttcctaaaaactacaataaatgcatttacaaaGAGTTTTGTTTGGTGTCCGCTTAAGTAGAAACCGTATCTCTGTAGTACTACATTCAACAGttacttggtattttttttgcaaaccctcaaaataagataaacataaaataaattaaatctgattaaatgttgtgcGGCAGGGCCGATACTGCACTGTTGTAACTGCGACCCTGAGGGACAAGTAGTAAGGGATGAGTCCTACCTTTGGAGCTGGTGACCTCACCTCTGGTTTCCAGGTGACTTCTCTTTCCtagagaaaataagtaaagctTTAATAACCTGTCCAGATGTATTTAACCTGTATTTACAGCAGAGTAGTAATAGGGTGAACGAGTGGTAGCGGTaaccaaaaggaacaacagcgctgcatctCGTTCACaaattgatataaataaataaaaacacctcggtcagaagtgagggaaccgtcaagcattccacacattctgtCATTACGTTACTCGATGACTCACACTGATCAATCGCGATcgaacctattgggcacccctgatttacagaatatagaataaacaagGTATCTGAACTGGAGCCTGTATTTCACTGTACATACTTCTATTCCAAtcctatttcactaaatataatattcacacacacatatactctgtatataattgtattatggGCATTTTTCTCCCCATTTAATATGTTCGGCTCCCTTTTcgtgttttgcatatttcattccatatggaatacttttatattatgtttactaTGTAACCTTACCTACGGTTACACACAAATTTCCCTCTGGGGGTGaattatatataaatctatCTAGAAACCAAGACCAAACTATTGCAACTTGAACAATAAAAATTCAAGAATTGAAAACTAGTAGCATTTCTGTACCCTTTGAATTCTTTGTTTCATCCTGGGATGATGTCATCGTTTTTCGTTTTCCTATGgaccagaagaaagaaaaatatatttaaaaaaaattcaatttaataCCATCTGAAATCGATAGACCTGAATGGGTAGAATGCCTGGAAAATCCTAATTGTTtctaaaatacaatttttagGAACGACTGTCCACACTGATATTTATACTATTGCagcatacaaacatacaattgCCAGCAGGTCAGACTGAGTTCTCAGGTGACCAGATTTAGCttattgattggtccatttaaCTGGCAATTGATTGTCTGGTTTCAGACTTTAAGAACAGCAGTGTGATAAAGTCAGATTGTGTTAATAAGAGCAACAAAAGGGAGCTACAGTGTGCAGTTTCATTGCTAGATATTCTGTATGGTCCAGAGTCCAATCTTATATGTTGTACTACTAATGGATACTATAAGACAACATATTCATTACATACCTCTTAATCCAAGGACAGGATGAGACttttcaccatctccatcatcgtcaccgtcatcgtcatcgtcgtctGGATCTTCCTCTCCAATTGTTTCCGGATCCAATTCAtctaaagaaaagcatgtttgatgaGCACACTCACCCCATCCCACTGCGTGATTGTGGATGTATGTTCCTTTAATGCTCTTTGTAACCATTTTGAAATAACCAATAAAGTTTATCAAATCTGGAAGTTACCTTCAATCTCAATCTCGTCAAGAGATTTTCCTTGGAATCTTCCAAGAGATCCTTTCTCCATTGCCAGAAGAAGCTTTGAGATTTTTGCCATTTCGATAGTTGCCTCTGGCAGCCGATAGAAGTCTCTGTGGACCCGAATATCATGGCCCAAAAAGTTGGCTAGTTGGTCAAGCTCATTATTTTTGAGGTTGAGAATCTGGGACAATGTTGCAACGTGCTTTCGAAGATGTGTGGACTTAAGATATTCAGGATTCTTTGCACCACAACGACTTGCAAAACCCCTGATGCAGTCCTGTCCTCTATAGTAGCTTGAAGGGGGGCACCTTGGCTTTCCAAATAGGAAGGGATTGTCCCTGTGCACATTACACGAGTCTCTTTTGTCTGCAAGAAGTGTTGTTGCACTGACTACTTCAGGGTTTAACAAAACAGCCACTTTTCTCCCTCGTTTGCCCAACATTTCTACCCTGCTGAAGTGCTTGGCCAGTTTTTGCTCAAAGGGGGAGAGGCCAACGGCTATATCCTCATGTAGCTCAGTCTGGTCTCTTTTCTTGAAAGACTCAAGTGTCATTTTTGAGACTTCGCCAGCACGACGTCTGTTGAAGACAATTATTTGAGCAAGCGTCACTCTGGCAAGCTCAGTATACGTCTGTGGAGACTCGTGCTTTTTCAGATCTTCAACAGCATCAGCCGATTTCTTTTCCAGGTGCTGATGGAGAAGCTGCACATCCTGTGTGAATGGTATGGTTGATGGTTTATTGAACTTGGCTTTGCTCAAAGTAGAAAGAGCATTGTGGGAGACAAGTTCTGACCATTCCTTAGAGCATAGTTTTGTGAATCGCTCCGATACCTTCATCATCTCTTCATCTTCTGCTGCAATAGCCCTACAGAGGATAATGTCACCAATCTTCTTTAGCGAATGCCCTAATTTCAGGGCAAGACTTGGTGTGCGGTAGGAGTGTTTCTCTTCATCGTAACCAGCAACGTCTTTGACAGCCTCAATAACTTTGTAAAAATTGTTTGGCTTGACAGCATCTTCAAAACTAAAGatggaacatttttttctcaagcTCAACAACAGTCTGCCCATCTCCCGAACCTTCTGTCTGATGTATTCAAATTTCGTTGAATCACTTCCATGCTTGTTGTAGAGAGACTGACCCAATTGCAGTATGAGGAAATCATTTCGAACGACAGATGCTACCTCATCTTGTTTcatatttcccaggatcttccAAACTCCAGGAGAAATTGCTTGGGAGAATGTTGAGTCTGCAACATCAGCCAGAGCTAAGACCTGGGCCGTGCCAGTGTCTTCAGTGTGCTTCTTTGAAGGGCATCGACGTAAATGGCGCCATAGCTCTTTGCGAACAAACAAACCTTTGCAATAAACACAGTGCACATATGTTTTTGCATTCACAGAGCTGTTTGATTTTCCTGGTCGTCGTTTCAGTTTCAGTGCTCCACGTTGATTACCCATAACATCTCGATTATGTTCGTAATTACCTTTGTTGCGGAGCACCTCAAgtaatttctttctctctttagaATGTTTAGGGAGCAAAAATGCTCGAGCAATATCAGGCTCTTCCTTTTCGTGATTTTTTAGGTGACGAGCTATTTTTGACTGAGGTTTCTTGCAAACAAAACAGTAATTTTTGTGGGTGCAAGAAGACACTTCAGAGCTTAGCTCAGTCTCATTCCTGTCCCCCTCTTCAGAACAAGAAGACTCTGTTCCGGTAACTTCTCTGCGTCCAAGCCTCTGAGTACTGCTTGTAGTGGGTTCATGATCAGAATAGGATGCACTGTCAGGTATGAGGTCTTCATCAACACTAACTTTGTCAGAGTTGGAAGCCGCCTCAGGTTCAACATAGTTCCTGAGTGGTGGCACACTCTTTGTGGTCTCCATAGACAGAGTTGGAGCAGTCTTGCAATGTGGTGGTTTAGGATTGATGGAAAGGCTAACATCACTATCACTACATGAAGAATATGCATCTTGAATTGCAAAATCAGAGCTTGAGTCCTCACGACTTGGTGAAGAGTCAGGAACATAGTCTTTATCACAGATGGATCCTTCATCACTGAAGGGCTCAACATCCTTCACCTAAAAGAT
This is a stretch of genomic DNA from Pungitius pungitius chromosome 7, fPunPun2.1, whole genome shotgun sequence. It encodes these proteins:
- the si:dkey-38n4.2 gene encoding uncharacterized protein si:dkey-38n4.2 isoform X2 → MMERRRRKTPEQDAMDHIILGRDKSFLQEKFIDSFKGRGVFTLDYIAPSTFVMEYRGTLSQCAGLDAANNPFVFDFIWNGTRHCIDASKEDGTLGRLANDDHINPNCRVKRITVKGRPHLCLFAVKAIFPGEEITYNYGDSCWPWRSMAPCIELSNPEPKQVVPALAEKEMAPCIELSNPEPKQVVPALAEKEMAPCIELSNPEPKQVVPALAEKEMCHHEFTSASISALDCCQDCSGPVSSLKWLGWTCKLCSRSWHKTCYLKNNSALVKDVEPFSDEGSICDKDYVPDSSPSREDSSSDFAIQDAYSSCSDSDVSLSINPKPPHCKTAPTLSMETTKSVPPLRNYVEPEAASNSDKVSVDEDLIPDSASYSDHEPTTSSTQRLGRREVTGTESSCSEEGDRNETELSSEVSSCTHKNYCFVCKKPQSKIARHLKNHEKEEPDIARAFLLPKHSKERKKLLEVLRNKGNYEHNRDVMGNQRGALKLKRRPGKSNSSVNAKTYVHCVYCKGLFVRKELWRHLRRCPSKKHTEDTGTAQVLALADVADSTFSQAISPGVWKILGNMKQDEVASVVRNDFLILQLGQSLYNKHGSDSTKFEYIRQKVREMGRLLLSLRKKCSIFSFEDAVKPNNFYKVIEAVKDVAGYDEEKHSYRTPSLALKLGHSLKKIGDIILCRAIAAEDEEMMKVSERFTKLCSKEWSELVSHNALSTLSKAKFNKPSTIPFTQDVQLLHQHLEKKSADAVEDLKKHESPQTYTELARVTLAQIIVFNRRRAGEVSKMTLESFKKRDQTELHEDIAVGLSPFEQKLAKHFSRVEMLGKRGRKVAVLLNPEVVSATTLLADKRDSCNVHRDNPFLFGKPRCPPSSYYRGQDCIRGFASRCGAKNPEYLKSTHLRKHVATLSQILNLKNNELDQLANFLGHDIRVHRDFYRLPEATIEMAKISKLLLAMEKGSLGRFQGKSLDEIEIEDELDPETIGEEDPDDDDDDGDDDGDGEKSHPVLGLRGKRKTMTSSQDETKNSKGKRSHLETREVRRRYIKKSWSKMEVSAVMKHFKAHILKGHLATKMECEQCKLAEDHILKGRTVQNIRDFVRNRGRMSTKGNLV
- the si:dkey-38n4.2 gene encoding uncharacterized protein si:dkey-38n4.2 isoform X1; translation: MMERRRRKTPEQDAMDHIILGRDKSFLQEKFIDSFKGRGVFTLDYIAPSTFVMEYRGTLSQCAGLDAANNPFVFDFIWNGTRHCIDASKEDGTLGRLANDDHINPNCRVKRITVKGRPHLCLFAVKAIFPGEEITYNYGDSCWPWRSMAPCIELSNPEPKQVVPALAEKEMAPCIELSNPEPKQVVPALAEKEMAPCIELSNPEPKQVVPALAEKEMCHHEFTSASISALDCCQDCSGPVSSLKWLGWTCKLCSRSWHKTCYLKNNSALVKDVEPFSDEGSICDKDYVPDSSPSREDSSSDFAIQDAYSSCSDSDVSLSINPKPPHCKTAPTLSMETTKSVPPLRNYVEPEAASNSDKVSVDEDLIPDSASYSDHEPTTSSTQRLGRREVTGTESSCSEEGDRNETELSSEVSSCTHKNYCFVCKKPQSKIARHLKNHEKEEPDIARAFLLPKHSKERKKLLEVLRNKGNYEHNRDVMGNQRGALKLKRRPGKSNSSVNAKTYVHCVYCKGLFVRKELWRHLRRCPSKKHTEDTGTAQVLALADVADSTFSQAISPGVWKILGNMKQDEVASVVRNDFLILQLGQSLYNKHGSDSTKFEYIRQKVREMGRLLLSLRKKCSIFSFEDAVKPNNFYKVIEAVKDVAGYDEEKHSYRTPSLALKLGHSLKKIGDIILCRAIAAEDEEMMKVSERFTKLCSKEWSELVSHNALSTLSKAKFNKPSTIPFTQDVQLLHQHLEKKSADAVEDLKKHESPQTYTELARVTLAQIIVFNRRRAGEVSKMTLESFKKRDQTELHEDIAVGLSPFEQKLAKHFSRVEMLGKRGRKVAVLLNPEVVSATTLLADKRDSCNVHRDNPFLFGKPRCPPSSYYRGQDCIRGFASRCGAKNPEYLKSTHLRKHVATLSQILNLKNNELDQLANFLGHDIRVHRDFYRLPEATIEMAKISKLLLAMEKGSLGRFQGKSLDEIEIEDELDPETIGEEDPDDDDDDGDDDGDGEKSHPVLGLRGKRKTMTSSQDETKNSKGKRSHLETRGEVTSSKEVRRRYIKKSWSKMEVSAVMKHFKAHILKGHLATKMECEQCKLAEDHILKGRTVQNIRDFVRNRGRMSTKGNLV
- the si:dkey-38n4.2 gene encoding uncharacterized protein si:dkey-38n4.2 isoform X3, which codes for MMERRRRKTPEQDAMDHIILGRDKSFLQEKFIDSFKGRGVFTLDYIAPSTFVMEYRGTLSQCAGLDAANNPFVFDFIWNGTRHCIDASKEDGTLGRLANDDHINPNCRVKRITVKGRPHLCLFAVKAIFPGEEITYNYGDSCWPWRSMAPCIELSNPEPKQVVPALAEKEMAPCIELSNPEPKQVVPALAEKEMCHHEFTSASISALDCCQDCSGPVSSLKWLGWTCKLCSRSWHKTCYLKNNSALVKDVEPFSDEGSICDKDYVPDSSPSREDSSSDFAIQDAYSSCSDSDVSLSINPKPPHCKTAPTLSMETTKSVPPLRNYVEPEAASNSDKVSVDEDLIPDSASYSDHEPTTSSTQRLGRREVTGTESSCSEEGDRNETELSSEVSSCTHKNYCFVCKKPQSKIARHLKNHEKEEPDIARAFLLPKHSKERKKLLEVLRNKGNYEHNRDVMGNQRGALKLKRRPGKSNSSVNAKTYVHCVYCKGLFVRKELWRHLRRCPSKKHTEDTGTAQVLALADVADSTFSQAISPGVWKILGNMKQDEVASVVRNDFLILQLGQSLYNKHGSDSTKFEYIRQKVREMGRLLLSLRKKCSIFSFEDAVKPNNFYKVIEAVKDVAGYDEEKHSYRTPSLALKLGHSLKKIGDIILCRAIAAEDEEMMKVSERFTKLCSKEWSELVSHNALSTLSKAKFNKPSTIPFTQDVQLLHQHLEKKSADAVEDLKKHESPQTYTELARVTLAQIIVFNRRRAGEVSKMTLESFKKRDQTELHEDIAVGLSPFEQKLAKHFSRVEMLGKRGRKVAVLLNPEVVSATTLLADKRDSCNVHRDNPFLFGKPRCPPSSYYRGQDCIRGFASRCGAKNPEYLKSTHLRKHVATLSQILNLKNNELDQLANFLGHDIRVHRDFYRLPEATIEMAKISKLLLAMEKGSLGRFQGKSLDEIEIEDELDPETIGEEDPDDDDDDGDDDGDGEKSHPVLGLRGKRKTMTSSQDETKNSKGKRSHLETRGEVTSSKEVRRRYIKKSWSKMEVSAVMKHFKAHILKGHLATKMECEQCKLAEDHILKGRTVQNIRDFVRNRGRMSTKGNLV